In Jatrophihabitans sp., a genomic segment contains:
- a CDS encoding SigE family RNA polymerase sigma factor — translation MPELSFDAAAGQSVEDFARRHGLELTRFAYLVSGDRDRADDLVQDVLLAMHRRFGARLDIDQPLAYARRAIVNANISWSRRRFNTEVLTATDVDRPVTDPDPGSGDELWHLLAGLPHRQRVVLVMRYYLGYSDEDIAKTLGCRRGTVRSLASRALADLRTSNEVSLLCPTTDRTNR, via the coding sequence ATGCCTGAACTCAGCTTCGACGCTGCAGCCGGCCAGAGTGTGGAAGACTTCGCGCGCCGGCACGGGCTGGAACTGACCCGGTTCGCCTACCTCGTCAGCGGTGACCGCGATCGCGCCGATGACCTCGTCCAGGACGTGTTGCTGGCCATGCACCGGCGCTTCGGCGCCCGGCTCGACATCGACCAGCCCTTGGCCTACGCCCGGCGGGCGATCGTCAACGCCAACATCAGCTGGAGTCGCCGCCGATTCAACACCGAGGTGCTCACCGCCACCGATGTGGACCGGCCGGTCACCGACCCGGATCCGGGGTCCGGTGACGAGTTGTGGCACCTACTGGCGGGATTGCCGCACCGCCAACGGGTCGTGCTGGTCATGCGTTACTACCTCGGCTACAGCGACGAAGACATAGCCAAGACCCTCGGCTGCCGGCGCGGGACCGTCCGCAGCCTGGCGTCACGGGCACTGGCCGACCTGCGGACCTCGAACGAGGTCTCCCTGCTATGCCCCACCACTGACAGGACCAACCGATGA